The Theropithecus gelada isolate Dixy chromosome 3, Tgel_1.0, whole genome shotgun sequence genomic sequence tttttttttctttggaatattTGCTTTACTGGTTGAGCAGCCCTAATCCCAAAATCCTaagtctgaaatgctccaatgagcattttctCTCAGCGTTATGATGGCCCTCAAGTTCTGGTTTTGTAACTTTCGGAGTTCAGCTATTTGGATTAGGGGTACTCTCCCTGcactacaaacaaacaaaccccaccaccaccaccaaaacaaaccaaaatagcAGGTgtttggtgaggatgtggacaaaCTGGAATCTTGTGCCTTGCTGGTGAGAACATAACATGGTGCACCCCCCctcctctgtggaaaacagtacagtgcttcttcaataaaattaaaaatacaatcagCTGGTGcaatggctcctgcctgtaatcccagcactttgggaggcgaaggcaggcagatcatttgagataaggagttccagaccagcctgacgacatggcaaaaccctgtctctactaaaaatacaaaaaaatcagatgggcatggtggctcatgcctgtaatcccagctactcagaggctgaggcaggacaattgcctGAACCTGTGaggggggaggttgcagtgagccaagatggtgccactgcactccagcctaggtgacagagctagactctcccccccaaaataaaataaaataaaataaaaataaaaacctgaaggCTAAAGAGAGAAATTGGGTCAGCTGAAGAGTTTACAGATTTGCAGAGAATAGAGGCAAGGAAGCTTTGTGAACTACTTTTAGGTTGTGAAACTTGGTCTTGATTCAACTCCCACATGGTCTTCATACATGAAGCTTCTTTGCAGAGGAAGCTCTTTGGAGAAAGATCACTGGTGAGATAGAAAGTACAGCCAAGAGATGACAAGGAGACTTCTCTAGAGAATTTTGTGGattaagaggaaaaacaaattcataagTTCATGGAGATAATGAGttatttgaaatcagaaagagTGATTAACatggaggccgggtgtggtggctcatgcctgtaattccaacactttgggaggctgaggcaggcggattgcctgaggtcagaagttcgagaccagtctggccaacatggtgaaaccccatctctactaaaaatacaaaaaaaaaaaaaaaaagccgggcatggtggtgtgcgcctgtaatcccagctactcgggaggttgagacaggggaattgcttgaactagggaggtggaggttgcagtgagccgagattgcgctactacactccagcctgggcaacagggtgagactccatctcaaaaacaaaaacaaaaacaaaacaacaaaaaaccgaaccaaaacaaacacataaacaaacaaaatcatagGGCGACTCTCTACAAGGTGTTTTACTGCTAGAAGATCATGCTCCTCATTTCCCAAAGACTCACAGAGAACAGAAGACTGGTTGCATGAGAAGTGAATAACAAGAGGTTATAGTGCTTATTTGGGGTGGGGGCGAACATGACATTTCAAtattaacttgtttttttaatttaattttcttggttATACATCATTGCTGGTatatgtactttattttatttttagagatggagtctcgctatgttgaccaggttggtctcgaactcctggcatcaagccattcacccatcttggcctcccaaagtgttgggattacaggtgtgagccactgtgcccagcttaacttgtttttttttccctttggtctAGCAAGGGCTTGTGAGTGTGTCTGGGAACAACGTAAAATCTGGCTTGAAGAAAACCCACTCAACTCAAAGCCCCAAAACAGAGCTGAGATGCTTTTGACGGAGAGAGCCTCATTGGTCTCCTTGTTGGAGAGGCCCCAACTTATCGATAAATATTAGTTAACATCTCTCATCCAGTAGGACTAAACATAGAACCAGTTGCCCTTGCACAGAAGGCCGTGTATTGTATTATTCAACCTTGATGGAATgaccagaaaaggcaaaactatagagagaAAAAGTCGattaaggccaggcactgtgtctcacccctgtaatcctagcactttgggaggccaaagtgggtggatcacctgaggtcaccagcctggccaacatgttgaaaccccgtctctactaaaaatacagaaattagcccggcatagtggtgtgcgcctgtaatcccagctacttgggagactgaggcaggagaatcgcttgaacctaggaggcgggaggcgggggttatagtgagccgagatggcaccactgcactccaacctgggcgacagagcaagaaaaataaataaatgaataaaaaattgctAAGATTGTTATTAAATCCGGGGGAGAGCCTTTCATTATGCTAGCAGGATCATAGTGTCCTCTGGTGGCAATAACACGCAACTGCAACTGAGTTGCCTGTGCAGAAAAATCTTTCCTGAATCCTGAAAGCTGCTTTCTGTTCTATTAGCTTAAGAAGGAAATCTGACACTGATCCGCACAGTGTGTTTTACGATCCTGcccatgaagattaaatgatcaAGGATCTAGAGAAGCCCAGTGCTCCCAGAGCAagtgcctgagcctaggaggcttCTGaccggagtctctgtcacccaggctggagtgcagtggtgcgatcttggctcactgcaagctctgtctccccggttcaagcgattctcctgtctcagcttcctaaggggttgggattataggcgctctGCACCATGCctgtacttttttgtatttttagtagagatggagtttcaccatgttggccagacccatctcaaacacctgacctcaggtgatctgcctgcctcgacctcccaaagtgctgggattacagcgtgagcaaccgcgcctggccaaacaaCAGGATTTTAAGCCTGAACTCAGAGGCAGCGCAGACTGGGGATCTGCACTGGGAAGTCATCTGCAAGAACGTGGTGGCTGGAGCTACAGATAGAGGGAAAGTTATCCAGGGAGAGTGAGGGTGTGGGACGGGGAGAGAGAGGGACCGCAACACAGTCCTAAGGAacaccagcatttttttttttttttttttttgaggcagagtcaccgaggctggagtgcagtggcaccatcttggctctttgcaaactccacctcccaggttcaagcaattctcctgcctcagtctctcaggtagctgggattacggatgcctgccaccatgcccagctagtttttgtacttttagtagacacggggtttcactacgttggccaggctggtcttgaactcctgacctcaagcgatccacctgcctaggcctcccgaaatgctgggattacagacgtgagtcactgcatctggcccagtTAGTGCTTTCTATGAGAGCAATTTCTCCAAAGTTTTCAACTTGACATAATCAACATAACCATCCTGTGTATTAGGGGATGGCAGGTCCTTCACTCCTTCAGCTCCTTTGGTTAACTGGTACCTCGACTTGGCCATATCCACAGGTCGGGGAGGTCAGGAGATGTCACCCCTAGTCACTGGGGCTGTAGGGCACATGGTCTCTGAAATGGAACAAGGCTGACCAGGCCGATGGATGGCTCACAGTGTCTGCTGGAGGTTCCTTTTGCTGCTCAGGGCCAGGGCATGGCTGGAGGAAGAGGCCCCACCCAGGAAGTTCTGCAGGGGCTTACACAGTCTTCCCAGACCCAGAAGCACAATCTCCAAAAGAGTGAACAAGAGACGGAACCCACTGACTCTAAAAATGGCTTTTAGAAAGATGATCTTCTCCGAGGGGCGGGAAAAGGTGCAGGTTAATCTATACGGGCAAGGCTCTTGGCCACATGCAAAGGAACTGGGCATCTGGAACCCATACAGGTGGTACTGCAACCCTGGTGCTGTCCCCTCCAGGACTAGCTGAGCTCCCAGCTGAGCCACGTAAGCCCAGAGCAGCGTGAGGCTTCCAGCCCCTGGGGTATCTCTGctgctctcccctccctggaTCAGGgtgtcctcttcctccttcccctttcctgaTAATTCCCAGTGCCAGATCACGTGATACAGAGTGAAACCCATGTAGAGGACGCTGGGTACAGCCACCAAGATGACCTGGAAGACCCAGAAACGCAGCGGGGAGAGGGGGTGGAAGGCATCAAAGCAGGCGGCCTTGCAGCCCGGCTGCTGGGTGTGACACCAAAATTCACTCTGCTCATCGCCATAGACTCCAGGCCCACTGGCAGCCAGCAGCACAAGGCGGAATCCCAGGAGCTGGGGAAGCAGGAGGCGACCcccgggggggcggggggagtgCCAGCTCTTCTCCGCCAGCAGCCGCCACAGGAACCTGCTACACATCCTGttagggagctttaaaaaaaggtGATTATAcattattgattttttgtttttaaagacctctgttgccccaggctggagtgcaatggtgtgatcatagctcactgcagcttccaactcttgggctcaagcaattgtcctgtctcaggttcctgagtagctggaactacaggtgcatgacaccacgcccagctaagttttaatgtttttatagatacagggtcttgctatgtttcccagtctggtctcaaactcctgacttcaagcaattctcctgcctcggcctcccaaagtgctgggattgcaggtgtgaaccgtTGCACCAGGTtaccagtgttttttttttttttttttttttttttgacagagtcttgctgtgttgcctagggtGTAGTGGAGTgtcaccatctccgctcactgcaacctctgcctcctggcttcaggcgattttcctgcctcagccttctgagtagctgggattataggcgtgcgccaccacacctggctaattttttatgtttttagtagagatggggtttcaccatgttggccaggctggtcttgaactcctgacctcaggtgatccacctgccttggcctcccaaagtgttggaattacaggcgtgagccactgcacagggccatgtattgatttatgacttTGCCTGTAACTTCCGCCTCTCTGCCTTTGAAAACCCTTACCTGCAAGCCACTGGGGAGTTCAGGTCTTACACTTGAGCTGGCTGATTCTCCTTGCTTGGCACCCTGCAATaaatgcctcagtttctctcacTGGAATCCAGACATCAGTGTTTGCAGCACCCGGTGGGCGGACCCAAGTTCAATGAGGTAACAGACGTCCAGTGGGGGTGCTGTCATCCCGCGGAGGTTTTCCTCCATAATAAAAGGCAGGAattggccgggtgccgtggctcacgcctgtaatcccagcactttgggaggccgaggcgggtggatcacctgaggtcaggagttcaagaccactctggccagcatgatgaaaccccgtctttactaaaaatacaaaaaattagctgggtgtggtggcgggcgcctgtaatcccagctacacgggaggctgaagcaggagaatcacttgtacccgggaagtggaagttgcagtgagccgagatcgcgccattgcactccagcctgggcaacaagagtgaaactccgtctcaaaaaaaaaaaaaaaaaaaaaaaaaaggaaaaaaagaaaacgggAATTGTGAGAGTTGTGCGAGGAAGACCGGACGACCGTTATCTCATGGCCTTTGCATCCAGGCTTTGAGCCAAATTCCCAAGGACTGGATCCTAACACTTGGCTGCAACTATTTCTTTGACCAGTAGGGGGCAAGCAAAAGCCATAGAGAATCCGGCCCAGAGCTGATTGGAACCCCTCTGAGAAAAAGACCTCTTATTGTTTAAGCCAGCGGTCCCCAATCtctttggcaccagggaccggctccgtggaagacagtttttccacggatTAGGGAGgggaatggttttgggatgattccaGCGCATCCcgtttattgtgcattttattgctattattacattgtaatatataatgaaataattctacaactcgCCATggtgtagaatcagtgggagccctgagcttgttttcctgcgactagacagtcccatctggggttgatgggagacagtgacagatcatcaggcgttagattctcacaaggagcgTGCAACCTACATCCCTCCCATGCACAGTTcccaatagggtttgtgctcccatgagaatctaatgcagatgctgatctgacaggaggtgagctcaggcggtaatgggAGCAATGGTGgggtggctgtaaatacagatgaagcttcgacCCTGCagctcaccttctgctgtgtggTTCAgctcctaacaggccatgaacgggtaccaggggttggggacccctgcctcAGACTATCTTGTCTCTGCCTGGCAGACTCTCCTGGGGATAGTTCCCAGGTAGGCTGGAAGAATGATGCACACTGAATCAGGCAAAATACATCAATCAGGTATAGCCAGGTATACATATGTTAAGGTCCTCTTCCATCTCTCTGAGCTTTGCTTTTTCAACCTTCTTTCCCAGTAGAATTCACTGTCCCAGCCAAGGGGTTGTTCTTGGTCATCAGAGATATTTAGTGTTTTCTATTGCCTTTGCTTATGCATTTATTGATTCATCCAGAAATTATGTATTAATTACCTGTTGTattaatatgtgtatttatttatttatttatttattttttattttttgagataggatcttgctctgttgctcaggctggagtacaatggtataatcatagctcacagcagccttgacctctcatgctcaagtgatcttcctgcctcagcctcccaagtagctgggtctacaagtgtgtgccaccatgcctagataattttttatttttttaaatgtagagccGAGATCTTGCTACGTCGCCCagactgatctggaactcctggctcaagcagtcctcccactttggcatcccaaagagctgagattacaggcatgagccaccgtgcctggacttaTTGTATATTTGATTCTCTGGTAGGCACTGGAGACTCAAAAGAACGTGGTATGTAAAATCCCATTCTGTATGGAAATCTTTTGACCTCGACTTGGCAAGCTCTCTTAGGCCTCCACATCTCTCTGAAATCCGAATTGCTCCAGGAAGTTTTCCCTGGGTATCTCAGTAGCCCTGTgtccctctcctcctgccccacacCTGACCAGGACTTGAATCCTGCAGCTTCTCGCTCTTCCTTCATCATCATCCATGTTTCTTGTTATAGATGAGGTCACATCTCCTATTCCAATTTTCCTTAGCCCTGGTCTGATCATGTGGATTTTGGTTTCTTCATTGATCTGAAATATTTAACTTTCATCTTTTATTTGCTCCAAGTGTCCTCATATTTTCACATACCACATGCTGTATTTTTCCCTCttgattatttgcattttctttttttgagacagagtcttgcactgtcgcccaggctggagtgcagtggcgagatctcagctcactgcaacctccaccgcctgaattcacgtgattctcctgcctcagcctcctgagtagctgggattacaggcacacaccaccacacccagctaattttttgtattttcagtaaagacggggtttcactatgctggccaggctggtctcgatctcctgacctcgtgatccgccctcctgggccttccaaagtgttgggattacaggcgtcagccaccgcgccaggcaactatttgcattttctttcctgaACTTGGCTACTGTTCAGATAGGATGTTTTAGCCCCAGAAGGGGAAAAGGTGGATTTTatgtagacttaaaaaaaaaaaaaaagtaatttctcgGCTTTGATTTTCAAATTGGAGTCGAagtgttaaaacaaaaaattgtagcCTTCAAAATTAGGCTTTCGTGAAAGATAAGATGATTAACTCAGAATCATCTTAAGGCCGGGAAGGCTGGGAATGACTCCTCTGTGGAACCCAACTTGGAAGATGGGGTTGGAATAATCCGGAGTGGGAGGCTGAGTatagaatataaagaaagttCTTGTAactagatgcagtggctcacgcctgtaatgccagcactttgggaggctgaggcaggcagatcacttgaggtcaggagttcaagaccagcctggccaacatggtgaaaccctgtctctactgaaaatataaaaatttgccgggtgtagtggctgatgcctgtaaacccagcaacttgggaggctggggtgggagaatcgctgggacctgggaggtggagtttgcagcaAGCTGAGGTCGTgacactgcaatccagcctgggcaacagagcaagactccttctcaaaaaaaaaaaaaaaaagagagagagggaaaaaaaaaaaaaagaaagttcttgtCCCACAGGAAGGAAAAGCACAGACATAGGCAGGTGAGGCTTCATGAGAAGGTCGAGGTGAGAGCTCTGCTGTGTGTTTGGGGGTGATAACTGTGTGTGGCGGTTGGTGACTCATTTGAGGACACTCACTCTCAGGGACACAGAGGGAGTCTGAGAACCTCAGGGCCAATTCCTGCTTCATTGAGCTGTACCCTAGAGAACTGAGGGCTTTCAAATAAGCTTTGGCTGGTGGGCCAAGGCCAACATGGTGTGGACATGTGGAGCAGCTGGAGTGGAGGGCCAGGTCTCCCAGAGAGCCAAGGagtgtggggaaactgaggcacagaagaggCTTGGGTTTGTGTGAAAGAGCTTGCAGGGTTCTAGCACCTCACAGCCAGAGTGACCATGGCCATGCCTGTGGATGTCAGCAGGGGACACCTGAACAATCCCTAAGGGACAGCGGGTCCGGGCCATGCTTGGAATTGCCCAAGTCAGAGTGTCAGGAACCGTGACCTCCAGGGGAAACCAAGAGTTTCAGATGAATCCAGTGCTTGGGAGCGGGACCAGTGAGAAAATCAAGTCACATTTCTACAAGATTTTACAGTTAATACTGTTCTCTGTCATGCTAGACAAAGAGAGATGATTATTTACTAGCTTCTATAGATTAGACAATGGCAGGCGGTGGTTCGAGGCGAGACGATTTTTGAGTCCGAGTCAGCTCAGGGCAGGCATCCCAGTCTTTGGTCTCCAAATCCACCTCCTGTCTGTCTCCCCACACTCTTCCTTGGGCCTTGAGGATCCATTGACGGTGATTTCTGTGGTTCAGCTCCCATGTCAGGCAGGAAGGGCAGCTACTAGGGCTGAGATCCCACATTGCCTCCAGCCCTTGCTTCCTACCTGGCCTCCTCGGACCCCACcaggggctgggccaggctgcTGTGCTGCACATAGCAGGAGTAGGGGGCTGTGTCCTGCGGGGGCCACACACACCAACAACCAGGTCAGGTAAGTACCATTTCCACCGTGAAGAACATCTCCCCGTAACTCAGGCTCCTGCACCTTGCCGGCCTGAGTCCAGTGCACATCAATTTTCCCTGGGTAGAAGTTGTAGGCCAGGCACTTGAGTGTCCTGTTTTCTCCTGGGGCCTGGTGGCTGGTGTCCATCACAGAGGGAGGATCTGTGGAGGGAGAGAGCGTGACACCGCAGGCTTGAGGTCGACTTCTCCTGGTCCAGGTCTcttcccaccctcacccctgGCGGTCAGCGATCGATCGGCAGAGCTCTAAGCTCTGTT encodes the following:
- the LOC112620631 gene encoding gap junction gamma-3 protein-like is translated as MCSRFLWRLLAEKSWHSPRPPGGRLLLPQLLGFRLVLLAASGPGVYGDEQSEFWCHTQQPGCKAACFDAFHPLSPLRFWVFQVILVAVPSVLYMGFTLYHVIWHWELSGKGKEEEDTLIQGGESSRDTPGAGSLTLLWAYVAQLGAQLVLEGTAPGLQYHLYGFQMPSSFACGQEPCPYRLTCTFSRPSEKIIFLKAIFRVSGFRLLFTLLEIVLLGLGRLCKPLQNFLGGASSSSHALALSSKRNLQQTLVHALEGGGLPVKGTTEMLDLRSPREGALAADASRTSGLCGLLGRRSAAAAHFRPTPLSSKSMPLAVVAPFENGLAASKMYYGNLDIYELPCHGKGSNSSSESSCQALPRVEQVADSSFPWILTKSHPLRMQAVFA